A window of Cytobacillus sp. FSL H8-0458 genomic DNA:
TAGAATTAATTATCTTATTTGGAGGAACCACCATTGAAAAGACTAATTATTGTTATTGCATCGCTCCTTATGTTGAACCTGTTTCCGGCTGTCAGCCTGGCAGCTCCAAGCGATGATGAAGTGAATGAATTCCTGAAGGAAACAAATTGGTCTGAAATAGAATTAAACGACCATCTGGAATATTTTTGGGATATGAATATCGAAGATTTCGAGACCATCGAAGAAATGATTGAATATCTTGGTGAGCCTATTACTGAAGAAAACCTTCAGCAGCTGCTGGCTGACTATGGTTTTGAAAATGAGGAAGAATTAACGGCACTGCTGGTGGAGAATGGAGAAATGGAACCGACTGATGATGTTCGGGATGTTTTTAGATATTTTGATGCATTGGATTCAACTGTTTCATTTTTAACCTATACAGGCACTGAAATTAACGACGAAACCCTTCAGCAGCTATTAAATGATTACGGACTGACAAAAGAGGAGCTCCTTTCTCTGCTTGAGGAGAACGATGATTCACTTGAAAACTACGATTACATTGAAGATCTTGATATTATGGTTTCCATTTATTTGGGCGGAGATGAATTGCCCGGTGAAGACGAAATGACTCAAATACTTGGAGATATAGATCTTACGGATGAAGAACTCGAAGCATTATTTGGACATTTTATGACCTTGGATTTCGAGAATCCGGAATTGCTCGATAAAATGATGAACCTTGAAAGCCGGTTAATGGCATTTGGCGAATTTGACAGTGCCGACGACTTAACAGAAACAGAAATTGCTGAACTTATCAGCATTATGCAGGAAATGATGAATCTGTTCCAGCTTGATGCCGAGTTTTACCTTGTCAAAAATGGTGATAAAATCCATTTAACAACAGCTGAAATGGTTGCTTTAGAAGATACAAATGGCTATGACCTGCTTATAGAGCTTTATAATACACAAGGCCAGTTCCTGGCAGACATGATTATTACATCTGACATGTTCAGTTCGGAGCTAATAGAGGACACAGTGACCGATTTGAATCAGGCCGAAACGGTAATTAAAAAACAAGATCCTGATAAAGTGAAACAGGTTTCAAAGCATGTAAAAACTGTGAAAGGCGGAAAACTGCCAAACACAGCAGGAAACTATTTTGAAGGAGTATTAGCAGGCATTGGACTTCTCCTAATTGGGATTGCCATTTTACTCAGACGGAAAGTGAAAGAGGCGTGAAAAGAAAACTCACGTTAAAAGGAGTTATTGGTCTGGCTTTTATTTTGGGTGGGGTTTGGCTTGCCGCTTCAAATCTTATGCCATATTTGAATGATCAAAAGACTTCAGCCCATATAGCTCCCCCGAGCAGCAATGTAAAAACAGAAGTGAAGGCCGCACAAAAAACGGAGACTCATAACCTTTACAATGTCCGTCCTAAAATGGGCGAAGAAATGGGCGTCCTGTCAATACCGAAGATATCAGCGGATTTGCCAATCTTTCATGGCACAGATGAAGATGAACTGGAAAAAGGCGTTGGCCATTATGCAGGCAGCGTCCTTCCTGGAGAAGAAGACAATTCTGTCCTGTCCGGCCACCGGGATACCGTCTTTCGTAAACTTGGCGAAGTGAAGACAGGCGACCTGCTTGTCGTAAGGACTTCTGCCGGGGAATTTACCTATAAGGTGCGTAAAATCAGGATTGTCGATGCAGACGACAGAACAGTTATTGTACCTAAACCTAGAGCAACTCTGACTGTAACCACCTGTTACCCATTTAATTTTATTGGAGATGCACCACAGAGATATATTCTGATTGGAGATCTCGTAAGAAAGTAAAGAAGCCCGCTAATCATACGGGCTTAGAGGGAGGCCGATTCAGGCCTTCCTTTTATTCTGTGATAGTGACTAACTTTACATCGGCGAAATCAAATCGGTGATAGTGACCTTCAGTACATGTCAGTTCTACATACCCTTCCAGATCTTTAATGCTCCCGATTACCTCGGATTTATTTTCTGCCTCAATCTCTTCTGTTACGGTGACACCTTTTTCAAAAGTATAAATGACCTTAAACGTATTCATATGTGCAAAACTCTCCTTTCCCTCTTTTTCTTCCCGTCACTGCAGTGATTAAAACACAGAAATTTTTATTTCAGTTATTTTCCAATAACTTAAATTAAAAACTTCCGACGGGAAGTTAATGTCATACTTTGTATCAGGCAAGAAGATAGCATATGCTATCTTTGCGCTATTCGACATATATCAATTGATATCACTATAAAACTGCACTGACCAACACTATTTTTAATAGAAATCGACTTTTCCCGACAATGCTAACTTCAGTTATTTGATGTAATAATGGAATTTTACATTTTTGTTTACATAATATTATTATAATAAATTCGCTTTCAATAAAAACGGAGTCCAGCAATTATGCGGACTCCTCTTTCCATTATTCACCTAAATCTACATTATGATATACACGCTGGACATCTTCCAGGT
This region includes:
- a CDS encoding processed acidic surface protein produces the protein MKRLIIVIASLLMLNLFPAVSLAAPSDDEVNEFLKETNWSEIELNDHLEYFWDMNIEDFETIEEMIEYLGEPITEENLQQLLADYGFENEEELTALLVENGEMEPTDDVRDVFRYFDALDSTVSFLTYTGTEINDETLQQLLNDYGLTKEELLSLLEENDDSLENYDYIEDLDIMVSIYLGGDELPGEDEMTQILGDIDLTDEELEALFGHFMTLDFENPELLDKMMNLESRLMAFGEFDSADDLTETEIAELISIMQEMMNLFQLDAEFYLVKNGDKIHLTTAEMVALEDTNGYDLLIELYNTQGQFLADMIITSDMFSSELIEDTVTDLNQAETVIKKQDPDKVKQVSKHVKTVKGGKLPNTAGNYFEGVLAGIGLLLIGIAILLRRKVKEA
- a CDS encoding class D sortase, whose protein sequence is MKRKLTLKGVIGLAFILGGVWLAASNLMPYLNDQKTSAHIAPPSSNVKTEVKAAQKTETHNLYNVRPKMGEEMGVLSIPKISADLPIFHGTDEDELEKGVGHYAGSVLPGEEDNSVLSGHRDTVFRKLGEVKTGDLLVVRTSAGEFTYKVRKIRIVDADDRTVIVPKPRATLTVTTCYPFNFIGDAPQRYILIGDLVRK